In Brevibacillus brevis NBRC 100599, a single genomic region encodes these proteins:
- a CDS encoding YheC/YheD family protein gives MVKDELLLEYLPKTRVYSPEELWEYAEAFTHVMLKPSGGGGGAGIIQVTARGEEKYLVHSGSRQRLVEGKEATIRYVESLFRPKTYLLQPRIPLGNIKGKPFDVRVMIQRRSNKEPWVITGWCAKLAGPGFVVTNVARSRGKVLPIQTAIKLSNIKAGPHLLRDIRMIASAVANRLGRVYPTLREIGLDLGIDVDGKPWIIEANFRPSLALFQKLEDKTFYKRIVSMRKR, from the coding sequence ATGGTCAAAGACGAACTTTTGCTGGAGTATTTGCCCAAAACCCGCGTGTACTCTCCTGAAGAGCTTTGGGAGTATGCAGAAGCGTTTACACACGTGATGCTGAAGCCTTCGGGAGGCGGCGGTGGGGCAGGGATTATTCAAGTAACGGCGCGAGGAGAAGAGAAGTATTTGGTCCATAGTGGGAGTCGTCAGCGTCTTGTGGAGGGGAAGGAGGCCACGATCCGATACGTGGAGTCGTTGTTTCGACCTAAAACATACCTGCTCCAGCCACGTATCCCACTCGGGAACATCAAGGGCAAGCCTTTTGATGTGCGTGTCATGATCCAGCGCAGGAGCAATAAGGAGCCTTGGGTGATAACGGGGTGGTGTGCAAAGCTTGCAGGTCCGGGCTTTGTCGTGACAAATGTGGCTCGCAGCCGTGGAAAAGTTTTGCCCATCCAGACGGCAATCAAGCTGTCGAATATAAAAGCGGGCCCGCATCTCTTGCGTGATATCCGCATGATAGCATCGGCAGTAGCTAATCGATTGGGAAGAGTCTATCCGACACTCCGGGAGATCGGTTTGGACTTAGGGATTGATGTCGATGGCAAACCGTGGATTATTGAGGCCAACTTCCGACCTTCACTTGCTCTCTTTCAAAAGCTGGAGGATAAGACCTTTTACAAACGAATTGTTTCCATGCGAAAACGCTAA
- the panD gene encoding aspartate 1-decarboxylase: protein MQRHMCKGKIHRATVTQAELDYVGSITIDVALMDAADIKPYEIVQVTSLRNATRWKTYALPGASGSGVICLNGPPAHLFSPGDLVIILSMGMYDESEMEQLVPKVVFVDEQNRITKIEEHHLIKNGETLP from the coding sequence ATGCAACGACACATGTGCAAAGGCAAAATTCACAGAGCGACAGTTACGCAGGCCGAACTGGATTACGTGGGGAGTATCACAATTGACGTTGCTCTCATGGATGCGGCAGATATCAAGCCTTATGAAATCGTGCAAGTAACCAGTTTGCGTAATGCCACGCGCTGGAAAACATACGCGTTACCCGGAGCATCGGGAAGCGGAGTCATCTGTTTGAACGGTCCACCTGCCCACTTATTCTCGCCGGGAGATCTCGTCATCATTTTGAGTATGGGCATGTACGATGAATCCGAGATGGAACAGCTCGTTCCCAAGGTCGTGTTTGTGGACGAACAGAATCGCATCACGAAAATAGAGGAGCATCATCTAATAAAGAATGGAGAGACACTGCCATAA
- a CDS encoding Ldh family oxidoreductase: MHPALFHWKRLEQVVTEVLVQAGARHEHASLVAESLIHADLRGIESHGLARLPIYIQRIEAGLIELNDEPVVWKQEGATALVDGKNHLGAVVGVAALEEAIKLSRQMGIGLVGVRHSNHFGSCSYYAERAITEGKILIVLSNAPEAMAPTGGIRPFFGTNPIAAGIPAGEEPSFLLDMATSVAARGKIALAVKKGESIPADWAIDANGKETTDPTKALLGSLLPIGGAKGYGLAMFIDILCGLLTGAATGPHVKSLYDNWHDPQNVGHLFLTVDIERFMPLPDFCANMDAYIREVKSVPRKEGVSDIFIPGEIESRKKLERMENGIPFDPNLTKELSQLCRTYGVDLQAACYLP; encoded by the coding sequence ATGCACCCTGCACTCTTTCATTGGAAGCGTTTGGAGCAAGTCGTAACAGAAGTGCTTGTACAGGCAGGTGCCAGACATGAGCATGCAAGTCTTGTTGCAGAATCCCTCATCCATGCTGATTTGCGCGGCATCGAATCCCATGGTTTGGCGAGGCTGCCGATCTATATCCAACGAATCGAAGCAGGCTTGATCGAATTGAATGATGAACCTGTTGTATGGAAACAGGAGGGAGCAACAGCATTGGTAGACGGCAAAAACCATTTGGGTGCGGTAGTCGGGGTTGCGGCATTGGAGGAAGCGATTAAATTGTCGCGGCAGATGGGAATCGGCCTAGTTGGTGTTCGTCATTCCAACCACTTTGGCTCCTGTTCGTACTATGCAGAACGAGCGATCACAGAAGGAAAGATTCTCATTGTCCTTTCTAACGCCCCCGAAGCCATGGCGCCAACAGGTGGGATTCGCCCTTTTTTCGGAACAAATCCGATTGCAGCGGGAATACCGGCAGGAGAAGAGCCATCCTTTTTGCTAGATATGGCTACAAGTGTTGCTGCCAGGGGAAAAATCGCCTTAGCCGTTAAAAAAGGAGAATCTATTCCTGCAGATTGGGCCATCGATGCCAATGGGAAGGAAACGACTGATCCCACAAAAGCCTTGCTAGGCTCACTTTTGCCGATCGGGGGAGCAAAGGGATACGGATTGGCGATGTTCATCGATATCTTGTGTGGGCTACTAACCGGTGCAGCAACGGGACCACATGTAAAAAGCCTGTATGACAATTGGCACGATCCACAAAACGTAGGACATCTATTCTTGACAGTGGATATTGAACGATTTATGCCACTCCCCGATTTTTGTGCCAATATGGATGCCTACATTCGTGAGGTGAAAAGTGTACCTAGGAAAGAAGGTGTCTCGGACATTTTCATTCCTGGGGAGATCGAGAGCCGAAAAAAGCTAGAACGAATGGAAAACGGTATTCCTTTCGATCCAAATCTGACAAAAGAACTGAGCCAATTATGCCGCACCTATGGAGTCGATTTGCAGGCAGCGTGTTATCTCCCCTAA